A region from the Lentisphaera profundi genome encodes:
- a CDS encoding NUDIX hydrolase, with the protein MEEIYKGKFLHYRKTGNWEWVTRPNDISAAVIAAVTDKKELVLIEQFRIPMNAPVIELPAGLVGDGDYQGEQSSNAAQRELEEETGYYAKNIKKVVHGPVSAGMSDEANDLYIAWDLDKVSAGGGVDDEEIITHLVPIDQLHQFIDKKQAAGCALDLKVFVGVYFLQKEGLI; encoded by the coding sequence ATGGAAGAAATTTATAAAGGAAAATTCCTGCATTACCGTAAAACCGGTAATTGGGAATGGGTGACGCGTCCCAATGATATTTCAGCCGCGGTAATTGCTGCTGTAACTGATAAAAAAGAACTCGTGCTCATTGAACAGTTTCGAATACCAATGAATGCCCCCGTTATTGAACTGCCAGCAGGTTTGGTGGGAGATGGTGACTATCAGGGTGAGCAAAGTTCTAATGCAGCTCAACGTGAACTCGAAGAAGAAACGGGTTACTACGCTAAGAATATCAAAAAAGTAGTGCATGGTCCTGTCTCAGCAGGCATGAGTGATGAGGCCAATGATCTCTACATTGCCTGGGACTTAGATAAAGTCTCTGCAGGTGGTGGCGTTGATGATGAGGAAATTATAACTCACCTCGTGCCCATTGATCAGCTACATCAATTTATTGACAAAAAACAGGCCGCTGGCTGTGCTCTTGATTTAAAAGTTTTTGTCGGAGTTTATTTTTTACAAAAAGAAGGATTAATCTAA
- a CDS encoding thioredoxin family protein: protein MAFTMKLGNEAIDFALPATDGKTYSLEHFSKDFLVVFFTCNHCPYVIGSDEQTRETAEQFADVADFVAINSNSVNTYAEDSFEHMVVRMDELKFPWTYLHDQSQDVALAYGALRTPHFYVFDKERKLVYTGRAIDNPRKGELATVNDLERTLTELKAGQAVSIPETNPIGCNVKWDGKDHHWMPIEACDLV, encoded by the coding sequence ATGGCTTTTACAATGAAATTGGGAAACGAGGCAATTGATTTTGCACTTCCCGCAACTGATGGCAAGACTTATTCACTCGAGCATTTTAGCAAAGATTTTTTAGTTGTCTTTTTTACCTGCAATCACTGTCCCTACGTGATCGGCTCAGATGAGCAGACGCGTGAAACTGCAGAGCAATTTGCGGATGTCGCAGATTTCGTGGCGATCAACTCCAATTCAGTCAATACTTACGCTGAGGATTCTTTTGAGCATATGGTCGTACGCATGGATGAGCTTAAATTTCCATGGACTTACCTACATGATCAAAGTCAAGACGTGGCACTAGCTTACGGTGCTTTGCGAACTCCGCATTTTTATGTTTTTGATAAAGAGCGTAAACTCGTCTACACGGGCCGTGCTATTGATAACCCTCGCAAAGGTGAGCTAGCAACAGTTAATGACCTAGAACGTACCCTTACAGAGCTTAAAGCAGGCCAAGCTGTTTCTATTCCAGAAACTAATCCCATCGGTTGCAATGTGAAGTGGGATGGCAAGGATCATCACTGGATGCCCATAGAAGCTTGTGATTTGGTCTAA
- a CDS encoding DUF3010 family protein, giving the protein MKSIGIEIKSNTCILLAVESADDLCAGHKIELMDSYDALSVKEFFKQLKDWLDTQSAEVISIKKRGEKGKFSGGACSFKIEGLVQLAASVPVRLVGGPELNRLAKTITAFPVMKKYQEQAYLTALSAL; this is encoded by the coding sequence ATGAAAAGCATTGGCATCGAAATCAAGAGCAACACCTGCATTCTACTTGCTGTCGAATCTGCAGATGACTTATGTGCAGGCCATAAAATTGAATTAATGGATTCCTATGATGCCTTGAGCGTAAAGGAATTTTTTAAACAATTAAAAGATTGGCTCGATACGCAGTCTGCGGAAGTGATCAGTATAAAAAAACGTGGTGAGAAGGGCAAGTTCTCTGGTGGAGCCTGTTCCTTTAAAATTGAAGGCTTGGTACAGTTGGCAGCTTCAGTGCCAGTGAGACTTGTTGGTGGGCCAGAGCTCAATCGTTTAGCGAAGACGATCACGGCTTTTCCAGTAATGAAAAAATATCAAGAACAGGCTTATTTGACAGCACTTTCAGCGCTCTGA
- a CDS encoding class I SAM-dependent methyltransferase, translating to MTKQILLLLSLLLTFPVSAEEAINSKKPDVYLGRQIAYTMHSSAANWLTRSNREKEESTEEMIAALDLKAGMVLGDVGCGNGYHALKMAKLVGDQGKVYCVDIQSKMLELLKQRATKNGIKNCVTVLGKYTDPMLPKNSLDLILLVDAYHEFSDPENMLKKMRESLKPEGILVLIEFRKEDKNVPIKEDHKMTKAQVTKEMNANQFKLVRSYDKLPWQHMLFYGKNKPELIR from the coding sequence ATGACTAAGCAGATTTTATTATTATTAAGCTTGTTATTGACTTTTCCAGTTTCAGCCGAAGAAGCCATTAATAGTAAGAAACCCGATGTTTACTTGGGGCGTCAGATTGCCTACACCATGCATTCTTCAGCTGCAAATTGGCTGACCCGTAGCAATCGTGAAAAAGAAGAGAGCACGGAAGAAATGATTGCGGCTCTAGATCTGAAAGCAGGCATGGTACTGGGTGACGTTGGTTGTGGGAATGGTTATCACGCACTTAAAATGGCAAAACTCGTGGGTGATCAAGGCAAAGTTTATTGTGTTGATATTCAATCCAAGATGCTCGAATTACTCAAGCAAAGAGCGACGAAAAATGGTATTAAAAACTGTGTCACAGTATTAGGTAAATACACCGATCCGATGCTACCAAAAAATTCTCTTGATCTGATTTTATTAGTTGATGCCTATCACGAATTTAGCGATCCAGAAAACATGTTGAAAAAAATGCGTGAAAGTCTAAAGCCCGAGGGCATCTTAGTTTTGATTGAGTTTCGTAAAGAAGATAAAAATGTTCCCATCAAAGAAGATCATAAAATGACCAAAGCCCAGGTCACCAAAGAAATGAATGCGAATCAATTTAAATTAGTACGCTCTTACGATAAGCTCCCGTGGCAACACATGCTCTTTTATGGTAAAAATAAGCCTGAGCTAATACGCTAG
- a CDS encoding Tex family protein translates to MSEQYALMSSQLGIKSIQIQKTLELLESGASLPFIARYRKEVTGGLDEVAIANIRDLKQSLDDFNKRRKLILTSLEERGLLDGTLRQAITNTKTLTALEDIYLPYKVKKKTRASMARKKGLEDLATELMQQNGHQIDFKKYINRDKGVKNRDEALEGARDILAEQMNEDASLRAHLREAFQTHAYLISKVIKTKKDEAEKYRDYFDLNEKLTRVPAHRLLAVLRGQSEKFLRVQTRPDEEKTIRLVERHFVRGRGFSSSQVQLAAVDSYKRLIMPSLEKEVLNVAIEKADTESIRIFVANLRELLLAAPLGKKRVLAFDPGFRSGAKVVALDEEGNLLFNCNLFPVASSSSQEQEAAAETRRLIKEYKIEALAVGNGTAGRETEAFLKSLALDPPIISVDESGASIYSAGESGRLEFPNHDLTVRGSVSIGRRLQDPLAELVKLDPKSIGVGQYQHDVNQSALRRGLDDEVLYCVNAVGVDLNSSSVELLSYVSGIGPKLAAAIVTYRNQQGSFKTREELKKVPRLGGKVFEQAAGFLRVYGGKQALDASAVHPESYSLVLRMAKKLNCSMKDLLSKDNLRQELNLEDYVSTDVGLPTLEDIMNELEKPGRDPRPSFNVFSFADGVHKISDLYIGMKLPGLVTNVTKFGAFVDIGVHQDGLVHVSKLKQGFVADPTEVVRVRQQVEVTVLDVDVPRKRISLSLIG, encoded by the coding sequence ATGTCTGAACAATACGCTCTTATGAGCTCCCAATTGGGAATCAAATCAATACAAATACAGAAAACCCTCGAACTTTTAGAGTCGGGGGCAAGTTTGCCTTTTATTGCTCGGTATCGAAAAGAAGTCACTGGTGGGCTTGATGAAGTGGCGATTGCAAATATTCGTGACCTCAAGCAAAGCTTAGATGACTTTAATAAACGTCGCAAACTCATCCTCACTTCACTAGAGGAGAGAGGCTTACTTGATGGAACTTTACGCCAAGCAATCACAAATACCAAAACTCTGACTGCACTTGAGGATATCTACCTTCCTTATAAGGTCAAGAAAAAAACTCGTGCATCAATGGCACGTAAAAAGGGTCTGGAAGACTTGGCCACAGAGCTGATGCAGCAAAATGGTCATCAAATAGATTTTAAGAAATATATAAATCGTGATAAGGGAGTGAAAAATCGTGATGAGGCCCTTGAGGGTGCGCGAGACATTTTAGCGGAGCAAATGAATGAAGATGCTTCCTTGCGAGCTCACTTGCGCGAAGCTTTCCAGACTCATGCCTATTTGATTTCGAAAGTCATCAAAACTAAAAAAGATGAAGCCGAAAAGTACCGCGATTACTTTGATTTAAATGAGAAATTGACGCGTGTTCCTGCCCATCGTTTATTGGCAGTTTTACGAGGCCAGAGCGAGAAGTTCTTACGGGTACAAACTCGACCAGATGAAGAAAAAACGATACGCTTAGTAGAGCGTCACTTCGTACGCGGTCGCGGTTTTTCTTCGAGCCAAGTTCAGTTAGCAGCAGTCGATTCTTACAAGCGACTGATCATGCCTTCGCTAGAGAAAGAAGTCTTAAATGTGGCGATAGAAAAAGCAGATACTGAATCCATTAGAATTTTTGTGGCTAATTTACGTGAATTACTTTTAGCTGCACCACTGGGTAAAAAGCGTGTTTTAGCTTTTGATCCAGGTTTTCGTAGTGGAGCCAAAGTAGTGGCATTGGATGAAGAAGGGAATTTATTGTTTAATTGCAATTTATTTCCCGTGGCCAGTTCATCAAGTCAAGAGCAAGAAGCGGCAGCTGAAACACGACGTCTCATCAAAGAATATAAGATCGAAGCTCTTGCGGTAGGCAATGGTACTGCCGGTCGTGAAACAGAGGCTTTTCTCAAGAGTTTAGCTTTAGATCCACCCATAATATCGGTTGACGAGAGTGGGGCATCCATTTATTCCGCAGGGGAGAGTGGCCGATTGGAATTCCCAAATCATGACCTAACTGTTCGAGGATCGGTATCTATTGGTCGTCGTCTTCAAGATCCTTTAGCTGAATTAGTGAAGCTTGATCCGAAATCTATTGGCGTCGGGCAATATCAACACGATGTTAATCAAAGTGCCTTGCGTCGTGGTCTGGATGACGAAGTACTTTATTGCGTAAATGCGGTAGGGGTCGATCTCAATAGTTCCAGTGTGGAATTACTTAGTTATGTTTCTGGAATAGGACCTAAATTAGCAGCAGCCATTGTGACGTACCGTAATCAGCAGGGAAGTTTTAAAACGAGAGAAGAACTCAAGAAAGTGCCTCGCCTAGGAGGGAAAGTTTTTGAGCAAGCCGCAGGTTTTTTACGTGTATATGGTGGCAAGCAAGCTCTAGATGCCAGTGCGGTTCACCCCGAGTCTTATTCTCTTGTTTTGAGAATGGCAAAAAAGTTAAACTGCTCAATGAAAGACTTACTGAGTAAAGATAATTTACGTCAAGAGCTTAACTTAGAAGATTATGTTTCTACTGATGTAGGTTTGCCCACACTAGAAGATATTATGAATGAATTAGAGAAGCCCGGACGCGATCCTCGCCCTTCTTTTAATGTCTTTAGTTTTGCCGATGGTGTACATAAAATCAGTGATCTTTATATCGGTATGAAACTTCCTGGCTTAGTCACCAATGTAACCAAATTTGGGGCCTTTGTCGATATCGGTGTTCATCAAGATGGACTTGTACATGTAAGTAAGCTTAAGCAGGGCTTTGTTGCTGATCCTACGGAAGTAGTTCGCGTGCGTCAGCAGGTAGAAGTCACGGTCTTGGACGTTGACGTACCGCGCAAGCGAATTTCGCTATCCTTAATTGGCTGA
- a CDS encoding transposase, producing MIAEKELELWHELAQKVGMKHLSTKKAFLRQLELYSNSPTGSSCQIAGRSPSTLPWSEVISTYRFMDNENISLKALRSFRRELSLAHHPKGSDVLVMNDISLLDYYHHTTKEDRRAIGDGKGKGYEYVCNLAVNPSDGGVLGVLHDCLVNCDGPDDVDMVDYSDSYLKKYLSTDDLEEIKENHKHQMVSHIRASAEHLKEWNPIHVGDREFDDIFIMLATMDKNHDFVLRAKSIRNVQTPNFDALPESALVKKQGGHPMKDGYVCTKISELIKYIPLSPYKELPLDGRGRVTEQINAKRNAQLHIGSVPISLYRQAKRNHKYIKTPQAVDVNLVVIKELNPPEGEEPLLWILFTNRDVDTLEKMTYIGKIYELRWKIEEFFRLLKTTYKLEQARYNSASKVARYLVLITIAAQMTMKLRSLAGISQSASLDDEEYHKVKEAMKHPNDDKIDINLRLFALIARRGGWLGRRRDPIGSTILSRGMMDVLTVLQFQQEHKDLLNELQNNPQNIF from the coding sequence ATGATAGCGGAAAAAGAACTGGAGCTATGGCATGAACTTGCTCAAAAAGTTGGGATGAAACATCTTTCTACGAAGAAGGCTTTTCTACGTCAGCTGGAGCTATATAGCAACTCACCTACGGGATCATCATGTCAAATAGCGGGTAGGTCCCCAAGTACTCTTCCTTGGAGTGAAGTTATTTCTACGTATCGTTTTATGGATAATGAAAATATTAGTTTAAAGGCTTTGCGTAGTTTTCGTCGTGAGCTCAGCTTAGCACATCACCCCAAAGGAAGTGATGTACTAGTCATGAACGATATTTCATTATTAGACTATTATCATCACACTACCAAGGAAGATCGACGAGCTATTGGTGACGGCAAAGGGAAAGGTTATGAGTATGTTTGTAACCTTGCGGTCAACCCAAGTGATGGAGGTGTCCTAGGCGTTCTTCACGATTGTCTAGTTAACTGTGATGGGCCTGACGATGTGGATATGGTGGATTATTCAGATTCGTATCTGAAGAAATATCTGAGCACAGATGATTTAGAAGAAATCAAAGAAAACCATAAACACCAAATGGTCTCTCATATTCGCGCTAGTGCAGAGCACTTGAAAGAGTGGAACCCAATTCATGTAGGAGATCGGGAGTTTGATGATATTTTTATCATGTTAGCCACGATGGATAAAAACCATGATTTTGTACTGCGAGCCAAGAGTATTCGGAATGTTCAAACACCAAATTTTGACGCGTTACCTGAATCCGCTCTTGTAAAAAAACAGGGTGGACATCCCATGAAAGATGGATATGTCTGTACAAAAATTAGTGAACTTATCAAGTATATCCCACTCAGTCCTTATAAGGAATTGCCCTTAGATGGACGCGGTCGAGTAACGGAGCAGATAAATGCTAAACGTAACGCGCAATTACATATAGGCAGTGTACCAATCAGCTTATATCGTCAGGCCAAACGAAATCATAAATATATAAAAACCCCGCAAGCAGTAGATGTCAATTTAGTTGTTATCAAAGAACTTAACCCTCCTGAAGGTGAAGAACCTTTGTTGTGGATTCTTTTTACAAACAGGGATGTAGATACCTTAGAAAAAATGACCTATATTGGAAAAATTTATGAATTGAGGTGGAAAATTGAGGAATTTTTTCGCCTCTTAAAGACCACTTATAAATTGGAGCAAGCACGCTATAATTCAGCTTCCAAAGTCGCCCGTTACCTAGTTTTAATAACTATTGCAGCTCAAATGACCATGAAACTCCGAAGTCTTGCGGGTATTAGTCAATCAGCTTCTCTCGACGATGAGGAATACCATAAAGTCAAAGAAGCCATGAAACACCCAAATGATGATAAGATCGACATCAATTTGAGACTCTTTGCTCTTATCGCTCGTAGAGGCGGTTGGTTAGGACGAAGGCGAGACCCCATTGGTTCAACAATTTTATCCAGGGGTATGATGGATGTCTTGACCGTATTGCAATTTCAACAAGAACACAAAGACTTGTTAAATGAACTGCAAAATAATCCTCAAAATATCTTTTAA
- a CDS encoding DUF6788 family protein — protein MSKTDQEIKARIERIKQEISELGELRPGSISQQYNVCGNPSCKCKDKQDPQKHGPYHKLSYRRKGKGYTQFIKEADLHNVSEQIHNYKKLKQLTGEWIDLSLELLALQKSV, from the coding sequence ATGAGTAAAACTGATCAGGAAATAAAAGCACGAATCGAAAGAATAAAACAGGAAATCTCTGAACTAGGAGAACTCCGACCTGGAAGTATTTCACAACAATATAATGTGTGTGGAAACCCCAGCTGTAAGTGTAAAGACAAGCAGGATCCCCAAAAGCATGGGCCATATCATAAGCTTAGTTATAGGAGAAAAGGCAAAGGATATACACAGTTCATAAAAGAAGCAGATCTACACAATGTTTCAGAGCAAATTCACAACTATAAAAAACTTAAACAATTGACTGGTGAATGGATAGACCTTTCCCTCGAATTATTAGCTCTTCAAAAAAGTGTATAA
- a CDS encoding phosphoribosylaminoimidazolesuccinocarboxamide synthase, with protein MIPKVLEINDKLPIRTDGPVHSGKVRSVYWLSADDSARLIKEKNYAINPDSRLAVMVISDRISAFDCIWKGEEGLNGIPGKGAALNSVALHWFKLFEANGLAGNHIVDCPHPLVWIVQQAKPLRVEAICRQYITGSMWRDYAKGIREICGLPIPEGLENNTKLPELIITPSTKGIIRGLDDVPPVDDVNITRKNITDHLEEFNFESEQDVTLYEKLLKEGFNVISDALAKIDQVFVDTKFEFGYIEDAQGERKLIYIDEVGTPDSSRIWDGAAYRQGKIQENSKEGFRQALLSHFPDPDILLNKNRMDEREALARDNKLPLDLMMSVSETYTSIAEKIIGRKIDLPQDPESEIIAALKPYGIIEA; from the coding sequence ATGATTCCAAAAGTCTTGGAAATTAACGATAAACTCCCTATTCGTACCGATGGCCCCGTTCATTCTGGTAAAGTTCGCTCTGTTTACTGGTTAAGTGCCGACGATAGTGCGCGCCTCATCAAAGAAAAAAACTATGCTATAAATCCTGATTCACGTTTAGCCGTGATGGTTATATCTGACCGCATCTCTGCTTTTGATTGCATTTGGAAAGGTGAAGAAGGCCTCAATGGTATTCCTGGCAAAGGCGCTGCACTCAATTCCGTAGCACTTCATTGGTTTAAACTCTTTGAGGCCAATGGCCTCGCTGGTAACCATATTGTTGACTGCCCTCACCCACTCGTATGGATTGTTCAGCAAGCCAAGCCACTGCGTGTTGAAGCGATCTGCCGTCAATATATCACTGGTAGCATGTGGCGTGATTACGCCAAAGGCATTCGCGAAATCTGTGGTCTCCCGATTCCGGAAGGCTTAGAGAATAACACTAAATTACCTGAACTTATCATCACTCCTTCCACCAAAGGTATTATTCGTGGCTTGGATGATGTACCTCCCGTAGATGACGTCAATATTACTCGCAAAAACATTACTGATCATTTAGAAGAATTTAACTTCGAATCTGAACAAGATGTGACGCTCTACGAAAAACTGCTCAAAGAAGGCTTCAATGTGATTTCCGATGCCCTCGCAAAGATTGACCAAGTTTTTGTTGATACAAAATTCGAGTTTGGTTATATCGAAGATGCACAAGGCGAAAGAAAACTCATTTATATCGACGAAGTCGGTACGCCTGATTCCTCTAGAATTTGGGATGGCGCAGCTTACCGCCAAGGAAAGATCCAGGAAAACTCAAAAGAAGGCTTTCGTCAAGCTCTACTCAGCCACTTCCCAGATCCCGATATCCTACTCAATAAAAATCGCATGGACGAACGCGAAGCTCTGGCTCGCGACAATAAATTACCCCTCGATTTAATGATGTCAGTTTCTGAGACTTACACGAGCATCGCCGAAAAAATCATCGGTCGCAAAATTGATTTGCCTCAAGATCCTGAAAGTGAAATTATCGCTGCTTTAAAGCCTTACGGTATTATCGAAGCCTAG
- a CDS encoding glutamate ligase domain-containing protein has protein sequence MSEFNIPPKGSRIFFAGLGGIGMSALAQFIRSLGYEVAGSDRDISSTSQAHLFAQLAKQGIQHFIQDGSGVKSFAPDLIVYSSALEDDNPDFLAAPNTERMHRSKAMAAAVAQSGLKAVAVAGSCGKTSVTAWIAATLRAMGQAPVMINGGYSPDLESEVYPGNFGHGDGFVVFEADESDGSLVNFNPEVSLLLNMGDDHHSKDKLEVMFNTFLLNGQKAVVHKSLEYIAKGHDQMMSFLEEGDFTLSQISHNEKGVRFLLNDNEIAVQTSQWGEHSAENALAVISTLSACGFDLEQIVPAMAYFCGVRRRFELKGRVQDVPLYDDYAHNPQKIAACISAAKAIYSGAVLVFFQPHGYGPLGFMREALQRELRAVLNKQDKFVFLPVFYAGGTTSFQPTSAEVAKQYSESGLNVIDLEDRDLTAALLEQEVKNYSCVLVVGARDPSIPLWSNSLTDESL, from the coding sequence GTGAGTGAATTTAATATTCCGCCCAAGGGCAGTCGCATATTTTTTGCAGGTCTAGGTGGCATTGGTATGAGTGCCTTGGCACAATTTATCCGCAGCCTAGGATATGAAGTCGCGGGTAGTGACCGCGATATAAGTTCGACCAGTCAAGCACATTTATTTGCGCAACTCGCAAAGCAGGGGATTCAGCACTTTATTCAAGATGGTTCGGGAGTCAAAAGTTTTGCGCCCGACTTAATTGTCTACTCATCGGCACTGGAAGACGATAATCCGGATTTTCTAGCAGCACCCAATACCGAGCGCATGCATCGATCTAAAGCAATGGCCGCGGCCGTGGCACAGAGTGGCCTCAAAGCAGTAGCAGTAGCAGGTAGCTGTGGCAAAACTTCCGTGACCGCTTGGATTGCGGCGACACTGCGAGCCATGGGTCAAGCACCGGTGATGATTAATGGTGGCTACTCACCAGATTTAGAGAGTGAGGTTTACCCAGGTAATTTTGGGCACGGGGATGGATTTGTTGTTTTCGAAGCAGATGAAAGTGATGGTTCATTAGTGAATTTTAACCCTGAAGTCTCCTTATTACTCAATATGGGTGATGACCACCATAGCAAAGATAAGCTAGAAGTGATGTTTAATACTTTTTTACTGAATGGGCAAAAAGCGGTAGTTCACAAGAGCCTAGAGTATATCGCGAAAGGTCATGATCAGATGATGAGCTTTTTGGAAGAGGGTGACTTTACTCTGAGTCAGATCAGCCATAATGAGAAAGGGGTTCGCTTTTTATTGAATGACAATGAAATAGCAGTTCAAACCAGTCAATGGGGAGAACACTCAGCCGAAAATGCATTGGCAGTGATTAGCACGCTATCAGCCTGTGGCTTTGACTTAGAGCAAATTGTTCCAGCCATGGCCTATTTTTGCGGTGTTCGCAGAAGATTTGAGCTTAAGGGGCGCGTTCAAGATGTTCCGCTCTATGATGATTATGCTCATAACCCTCAAAAAATCGCAGCCTGTATCTCTGCGGCTAAAGCCATTTATAGCGGTGCGGTACTTGTCTTTTTCCAACCTCATGGTTATGGACCACTAGGCTTCATGCGTGAGGCTTTACAGCGAGAGTTGAGAGCCGTATTAAATAAGCAAGATAAATTTGTGTTTCTCCCCGTATTTTATGCGGGTGGAACGACTTCCTTTCAACCGACTTCTGCTGAAGTCGCAAAACAATATAGTGAATCGGGACTTAATGTGATTGATTTAGAAGATCGTGATTTAACCGCTGCGTTACTCGAGCAGGAAGTGAAGAACTATAGCTGTGTGCTCGTGGTCGGCGCGCGAGATCCCTCGATTCCACTTTGGAGTAACAGCTTGACGGATGAATCGCTATGA
- the acpS gene encoding holo-ACP synthase — translation MIGGVGTDICELARIQKLLESNKRQHFLDKTFTDEELDLAPGSKAEVAFYAGRWAAKEALAKALGTGFGQFCRWSEITVARKDSGAPYFKISGVTAETADSLGLTNFHLSISHEKSHAIAFVIAEKL, via the coding sequence ATGATTGGCGGGGTAGGAACAGATATTTGTGAATTAGCCCGTATCCAAAAATTATTGGAGAGTAACAAGCGCCAACATTTTTTAGATAAGACTTTCACTGATGAAGAATTGGATCTCGCTCCAGGAAGCAAAGCAGAAGTCGCATTTTATGCAGGTCGTTGGGCCGCCAAAGAAGCTTTAGCAAAGGCTTTGGGTACAGGCTTTGGCCAATTTTGCCGTTGGTCCGAAATTACCGTGGCACGAAAAGATTCTGGTGCACCTTATTTTAAAATTAGTGGCGTAACGGCCGAGACTGCTGATTCACTGGGACTTACAAATTTTCATCTCTCAATAAGTCATGAGAAGAGTCATGCCATCGCCTTTGTGATTGCAGAAAAACTATAA
- a CDS encoding DUF2071 domain-containing protein, protein MNNLQFDKELLTRSLPSGFDVETTLSHFSIITYMVDPKLLRPLVHERFELDCIITPKGEQKALISIVPFWDLDFRLVKFPWIKKSFGQTNYRAYVTDSITGEHVAWFFGTSLDSFSVNFPRYIWNLPWHKTKMKFDVNYDHDLKKYTSYKINSHSKWANLNIELEDTGKPPKTLLGFSDLETGLVLLTHPLKGFFYLRNGKLGSYSIWHDKLNPTEGHISNADISLLQKLGLATKTEPLEIHSVLIQHQTNFTVYLPPVAL, encoded by the coding sequence ATGAATAATCTGCAATTTGATAAAGAGTTATTAACAAGATCACTTCCAAGTGGGTTCGATGTCGAAACGACTCTTTCTCACTTTTCCATTATCACATATATGGTAGACCCCAAGCTTCTACGACCACTTGTTCACGAACGGTTTGAATTGGATTGTATCATTACACCTAAAGGTGAACAAAAGGCATTGATCTCTATTGTTCCATTTTGGGATCTTGATTTTAGATTAGTGAAGTTTCCATGGATCAAAAAATCTTTTGGTCAAACTAATTATCGTGCATATGTCACTGACTCAATAACAGGTGAACACGTCGCATGGTTTTTTGGAACAAGTTTAGATTCTTTTTCAGTCAATTTCCCTAGATATATTTGGAACTTACCTTGGCATAAAACTAAAATGAAATTCGATGTGAATTATGACCATGACTTAAAGAAATATACGAGCTATAAAATTAACAGTCACAGTAAATGGGCTAATCTAAATATAGAATTAGAAGATACTGGAAAACCTCCAAAAACATTATTAGGGTTTTCAGATTTAGAGACTGGGCTAGTCTTATTAACTCACCCATTAAAAGGGTTCTTTTATCTACGAAACGGCAAATTGGGTAGCTACTCTATATGGCATGATAAATTAAACCCAACTGAAGGTCATATCTCAAATGCTGATATTTCCTTACTACAAAAACTCGGCCTAGCAACAAAGACAGAACCTTTAGAAATTCACAGTGTACTTATACAACATCAGACTAACTTTACTGTGTACCTACCACCTGTAGCATTGTGA
- a CDS encoding DUF2071 domain-containing protein translates to MKEVTGIISHRILLNFKVDPEIMRKILPIEFKPKVINGYCIAGICQVSLTNMRVKGAPALLGTSSNNAAHRIAVDTIKGEGVYVTRRDTDSWINSLSGGRIFPGVYNKTKFDLNVSGDNYKVTVHEQQNTLMSIDASVVKELPIGSVFETINDVSEFFKTGNIAWSPSDKKSKYDAIELATTHWQMEPLKVRNCYSSYFSDTSKFPEGSVTFDSAIIMRNINHSWVSRENLCQLCSL, encoded by the coding sequence ATGAAAGAAGTTACAGGAATAATCAGCCATAGAATCCTATTGAATTTTAAGGTTGATCCCGAAATAATGAGAAAAATCTTACCTATCGAATTCAAACCTAAAGTGATAAATGGCTATTGTATCGCAGGAATTTGTCAGGTCAGTTTGACTAATATGCGCGTCAAAGGAGCACCTGCTTTACTCGGCACATCAAGTAATAATGCCGCACATAGAATCGCTGTAGACACCATTAAAGGGGAAGGTGTCTATGTTACGAGACGAGATACTGACTCATGGATTAATTCACTATCTGGTGGCAGAATATTCCCGGGCGTTTATAACAAAACAAAATTTGATCTAAACGTATCTGGAGATAATTATAAAGTAACTGTTCATGAACAGCAAAATACATTAATGTCCATTGACGCAAGTGTTGTTAAAGAGTTACCAATTGGATCAGTATTTGAGACAATAAACGATGTATCAGAGTTTTTTAAAACAGGAAATATTGCTTGGTCTCCAAGCGATAAAAAATCAAAGTATGATGCTATTGAATTAGCAACTACTCATTGGCAAATGGAGCCATTAAAGGTCAGGAATTGTTATTCTTCATATTTTTCAGACACATCCAAATTTCCCGAAGGTTCTGTTACATTTGATAGTGCAATAATAATGAGAAACATAAATCATAGTTGGGTCTCCCGCGAAAATCTATGTCAGTTATGTTCTTTATGA